Proteins encoded by one window of Thermoproteota archaeon:
- a CDS encoding oligosaccharide repeat unit polymerase family protein produces the protein MLVSLLLRSFSTSILGRIWRRLGIPELARTSLTYKLLVASYEILSSATQSSIFLRALGRTCNLINSIISGISMLAPRWRIDLPVGRLVEILLSPWMFPLGLLLFFWLSMVRVSIPTMILIYFTVLVMASGIFLAYKEEGLRVIDNRGLVVLLGAAMFLLGYMAFIMQISRVGGLPLLNDELRRGLSPLLNYLAWTTVPGTAFLLSSLDLRKCEAYSLTLIGFIPSFFLAFRTEMIAYILTALVVLYHRKVVSYKQVFLGLMVAAAFFLGVGAVRSLTTGLAQNPLLSVLYRPTITIAALDTIVRLYALRPVTGGWVHLAALSSLGLIRGTRYGPRTLISIYVGGRRTVSTTATLIGGPLLDWGVLGAVAASLIFSYLLALAYRFSKKADYLLGPYSVLFAYLVVGIETGILDINVYLYLLIAVVVLLTSLRPEK, from the coding sequence TTGCTAGTTTCCCTCCTACTGAGATCGTTCAGCACCTCCATCTTGGGGAGGATATGGCGGAGGCTCGGCATACCCGAACTGGCCAGAACCAGTCTAACTTACAAGCTCCTCGTCGCCTCATACGAAATCCTTTCGTCAGCAACTCAATCCTCTATCTTCCTGAGGGCCCTCGGGAGGACTTGCAACCTCATCAACTCAATCATCTCAGGGATAAGCATGCTAGCTCCACGTTGGAGGATAGATCTCCCAGTGGGAAGGTTGGTAGAGATACTGCTCTCCCCGTGGATGTTCCCTCTGGGTCTTCTCCTGTTCTTCTGGTTGTCGATGGTTCGGGTCTCGATCCCAACCATGATCCTAATTTATTTCACCGTACTCGTGATGGCCTCGGGGATCTTCCTAGCCTATAAGGAGGAAGGCCTTCGAGTTATCGATAACAGGGGGTTAGTTGTTCTCTTAGGTGCTGCTATGTTCCTACTGGGTTACATGGCTTTCATCATGCAGATATCTAGGGTGGGAGGCCTCCCTCTCTTGAACGATGAGCTCAGGAGGGGTTTGTCCCCTCTCCTCAACTACTTGGCTTGGACCACCGTTCCCGGTACTGCATTCCTCCTTTCCTCGTTGGATTTGAGGAAATGCGAGGCCTACTCATTGACCCTGATAGGGTTTATCCCCTCGTTTTTCTTGGCTTTCAGGACTGAGATGATAGCTTATATATTGACGGCCCTCGTCGTCCTTTATCACAGGAAGGTAGTCAGCTATAAGCAAGTTTTCTTGGGACTGATGGTGGCTGCCGCTTTTTTCCTTGGAGTGGGTGCGGTCAGATCGCTGACCACGGGCTTGGCCCAGAACCCACTTCTCTCAGTTCTCTACAGGCCGACCATCACGATAGCGGCCCTCGACACAATAGTCAGGCTCTACGCTCTAAGACCGGTTACCGGTGGGTGGGTGCATCTAGCGGCTCTATCCTCATTAGGACTAATCAGGGGTACGCGTTACGGCCCTAGAACCCTGATAAGCATCTATGTGGGAGGCAGGAGGACTGTGTCCACCACGGCGACCTTGATAGGTGGACCTCTCTTGGACTGGGGGGTATTAGGGGCGGTAGCAGCTTCCCTCATCTTCTCCTATCTACTGGCCCTAGCTTACAGGTTCTCCAAGAAAGCGGACTACCTGCTCGGCCCCTATTCGGTGCTGTTCGCCTACTTGGTCGTTGGGATAGAGACGGGGATACTGGATATCAACGTATACCTCTACCTCCTTATTGCCGTGGTGGTTCTTCTCACCTCCCTGAGGCCGGAGAAATGA
- a CDS encoding S-methyl-5'-thioinosine phosphorylase: MVRVGIIGGSGIYRLLESPVRRILGTPFGDVTVFLGEFGGEEIAFIPRHGEKHEIPPFKVNYRANLYALNLLEVERILATNAVGSIDPELAPGTFVIPDDFIDLTKCREGTFYDGKTILKVRGKEVGGVIHVSMTPHTYCPEIRRALKEAAQELGLETVDKGVYVCAEGNRFETPAEIRAMRILGGDIVGMTGCPEAALARELAMCYASISVVTNYAAGVGGRVKLTHEEVLETFSKRINDLSEILRRTVGKIPVERSCPCGEALDEFFNE, encoded by the coding sequence ATGGTGAGGGTAGGGATAATAGGGGGCAGCGGTATTTACAGGTTGCTGGAAAGTCCTGTTAGAAGAATACTGGGCACCCCCTTCGGTGATGTGACGGTCTTCCTAGGGGAGTTCGGGGGAGAGGAGATAGCGTTCATACCCAGACACGGTGAGAAGCACGAGATCCCTCCCTTCAAAGTTAATTACAGGGCTAATCTATACGCTCTGAACCTGTTAGAGGTTGAGAGGATCTTGGCCACTAACGCTGTGGGGTCGATCGACCCGGAGCTGGCTCCCGGTACCTTCGTGATCCCCGATGATTTCATAGATTTAACTAAATGTAGGGAGGGAACGTTCTATGATGGAAAAACAATTCTCAAGGTCAGGGGAAAGGAAGTTGGGGGGGTGATACACGTATCCATGACACCCCATACCTATTGCCCGGAGATAAGGAGAGCTCTAAAGGAGGCGGCTCAGGAGCTGGGCTTGGAGACTGTGGATAAGGGTGTTTACGTGTGCGCAGAGGGAAACCGGTTTGAGACACCAGCTGAGATAAGAGCCATGAGGATCTTGGGCGGTGACATAGTTGGGATGACCGGGTGTCCCGAGGCTGCGCTCGCTAGAGAGCTTGCCATGTGCTACGCTAGCATCTCAGTAGTAACTAACTACGCGGCAGGCGTAGGCGGCAGGGTGAAACTCACACACGAGGAAGTCCTAGAGACGTTTTCCAAGAGGATAAACGATCTCTCAGAGATCCTCAGGAGGACAGTAGGGAAGATACCAGTCGAGAGATCTTGTCCCTGCGGAGAAGCCTTGGACGAGTTCTTCAACGAGTGA
- the thsB gene encoding thermosome subunit beta, whose translation MALATVGGRPVLILKEGTTRTRGEEARRINIMAARAIADAVKTTLGPKGMDKMIVDSLGDITISNDGATILQEMEVAHPAAKLMVNLAKAQDKEVGDGTTTSVVLAGELLTEAENLLQKDIHPTIIIDGYEKALKFVEQELEKLAIEVNPDDEEWLKKVAETAMSSKLISAEKKRLAEIAVKAVKAVEERKGDKRYVDIDNVKIVKKKGGSLSDAEFIRGVVLDKEVVHRDMPKRVKDAKIAILNLSLEIKKPEIDLEIQISSPQELREFIEQETRILKEKVEKIAATGANVVFCQKGIDEVAQHFLAKHGIMAVRRVSEKDMQRIEKATGGKIVNNLDDLTEAELGRAGLVEERKIGDDRMIFIQECENPKAVTILLRAGADTILDEAERGLKDALYVVRNVVEDGKVFYGGGSIQAELALRLRDYAHTEKSKEQLAMEAFANALESIPRILAENSGMDAVDALVEIRNAHKSGNIFVGIDAVDSKIADMKELGVVDTYRGVKNAVAAATETAILIIKTDDIIAAKPYEEKGKGKGEEGEEEGGSEFKSEFD comes from the coding sequence ATGGCCCTAGCGACCGTTGGAGGAAGACCCGTTCTGATACTGAAGGAGGGAACCACTAGGACCCGGGGTGAGGAGGCTAGGAGGATAAACATAATGGCCGCCCGCGCCATAGCGGACGCCGTGAAGACCACTCTCGGACCTAAGGGAATGGATAAGATGATAGTCGACTCCTTGGGGGACATAACCATAAGCAACGATGGAGCCACCATCCTTCAGGAGATGGAGGTGGCCCATCCCGCCGCGAAGCTCATGGTCAATCTGGCCAAGGCTCAGGATAAGGAGGTAGGAGATGGCACCACCACCAGCGTTGTGCTGGCTGGGGAGCTCCTCACCGAGGCCGAGAACCTCCTCCAAAAGGACATACACCCGACCATCATAATAGATGGATATGAGAAGGCCCTCAAGTTCGTGGAGCAGGAGCTGGAGAAGCTGGCCATAGAGGTCAATCCCGACGATGAGGAGTGGCTGAAGAAGGTAGCCGAGACTGCGATGAGCAGCAAGCTCATAAGTGCTGAGAAGAAGAGGCTGGCAGAGATCGCCGTGAAGGCCGTCAAGGCCGTCGAGGAGAGGAAGGGAGACAAGAGGTACGTGGATATAGATAACGTGAAGATAGTCAAGAAGAAGGGAGGGAGCCTCTCAGACGCCGAGTTCATAAGGGGCGTCGTTCTCGACAAGGAGGTAGTCCACAGGGACATGCCCAAGAGGGTGAAGGACGCTAAGATAGCTATACTCAACCTCTCTCTAGAGATAAAGAAGCCCGAGATAGACTTGGAGATCCAGATATCCTCGCCCCAAGAGCTCAGGGAGTTCATAGAGCAGGAGACTAGGATACTCAAGGAGAAGGTGGAGAAGATAGCCGCCACCGGAGCGAACGTTGTGTTCTGCCAGAAGGGGATAGACGAGGTGGCTCAGCACTTCCTAGCGAAGCATGGCATAATGGCCGTGAGGAGGGTCAGCGAGAAGGACATGCAGAGGATAGAGAAGGCTACCGGTGGGAAGATAGTGAATAACTTGGACGACCTCACCGAGGCAGAGCTGGGTCGCGCCGGCTTAGTCGAGGAGAGGAAGATAGGAGACGACAGGATGATCTTCATACAGGAGTGCGAGAACCCCAAGGCCGTGACCATACTCCTCAGGGCGGGCGCTGACACCATACTGGATGAAGCTGAGAGGGGCCTGAAGGACGCCCTTTACGTGGTGAGGAATGTCGTGGAGGACGGCAAGGTGTTCTACGGAGGAGGCTCCATACAGGCCGAGCTGGCCCTCAGGCTGAGGGACTACGCCCACACCGAGAAGAGCAAGGAGCAGCTGGCCATGGAGGCCTTCGCCAACGCGCTGGAGAGCATACCTAGGATACTAGCCGAGAACTCTGGGATGGATGCTGTGGATGCCTTAGTGGAGATAAGAAACGCCCACAAGTCCGGGAACATATTCGTCGGGATAGATGCGGTGGACAGCAAGATAGCGGACATGAAGGAGCTGGGAGTGGTCGACACCTACAGAGGGGTCAAGAACGCCGTAGCCGCCGCCACCGAGACCGCTATACTGATAATCAAGACCGATGACATAATAGCTGCGAAGCCCTACGAGGAGAAGGGCAAGGGCAAGGGCGAGGAAGGAGAAGAGGAAGGAGGCAGTGAGTTTAAATCTGAGTTCGACTGA
- a CDS encoding TrmB family transcriptional regulator sugar-binding domain-containing protein: MKLVDRKSGKILGVNAFDLFLILIIVSFAGYYAYENLLPPPQEVNAYSGLNIRNAALEFTRLSTMGYIVEARIDGVWTANGTEFHDDVLITWSYETRLFGWYKGRRITIGGPNAYVEDIAASKITFKTTAPSIIRIYTYPIKADSLSEIADKLEEISGKVAGEYGVRDVKARSSLVIDVPGLEPSAYLYTQLKWKIYERIPWGFIYVYLGESFITMKFDYTQKVSLTSDDLREIDSILRELGVNYTNAMLDAAYVYIGTEEPLTGVSVYANLLDNARPLSDAIDVTRLTFIPKP; the protein is encoded by the coding sequence ATGAAGCTAGTAGACCGGAAAAGCGGAAAGATCTTGGGCGTAAACGCCTTCGATCTTTTTTTAATCTTGATAATCGTCTCATTCGCTGGCTATTATGCCTACGAGAATCTGCTTCCCCCACCTCAAGAGGTCAACGCTTACTCTGGCCTCAATATCAGGAATGCGGCCCTAGAATTCACCAGACTCTCCACCATGGGGTACATAGTCGAGGCGAGGATAGATGGGGTGTGGACCGCTAATGGGACGGAGTTCCACGACGACGTTCTCATAACTTGGTCTTACGAGACGAGACTCTTCGGATGGTACAAAGGGAGGAGGATAACTATCGGGGGCCCTAACGCCTATGTGGAGGACATAGCTGCCTCGAAGATAACCTTCAAGACGACCGCCCCCTCAATCATCAGGATATACACCTACCCGATAAAGGCAGACAGCCTCAGCGAGATAGCGGACAAGTTGGAGGAAATAAGCGGAAAGGTAGCGGGGGAGTACGGCGTCAGGGATGTAAAAGCTAGGTCCTCGCTGGTCATTGACGTTCCCGGGCTCGAGCCGAGTGCGTATCTCTACACTCAGCTGAAGTGGAAGATCTACGAGAGGATCCCCTGGGGCTTCATCTACGTTTACTTGGGAGAATCCTTCATAACCATGAAGTTCGACTACACGCAGAAGGTGTCCCTCACATCCGATGATCTGAGGGAGATCGATTCTATACTCAGGGAGCTGGGAGTGAACTACACCAACGCCATGCTGGATGCTGCCTACGTATACATCGGTACGGAGGAACCTCTCACAGGGGTTTCGGTGTACGCCAACCTGTTAGATAACGCGCGACCCCTGTCGGATGCCATAGATGTGACTAGGCTGACGTTCATCCCCAAGCCATAG